One Pochonia chlamydosporia 170 chromosome 5, whole genome shotgun sequence DNA segment encodes these proteins:
- a CDS encoding ankyrin repeats (3 copies) domain-containing protein, whose translation MICDLPTELHQCISDHLASDKDLNALVRACKSLYHSLNPHLYLRDVLHSHSAALLWAASHGRVETTKKALAAGADIHCRIDMSGTAIHVAARSGHLEVLKILFEVEGANADATDELSGLTPLCLAAINGHDHIIDYLIYSCNADPNVSTRFYQQTPLILATESGRIKTVEKLLATGRVNVNQLDVTTNSALLHACTSGNLDIVKLLIADQRCEVNTKNNKGIAPLTQAVLHCHPQIVRALITVEGLDINVTDEIRNSPLNIAVRKGYADIVQILLDTGKVDIEYRGSDVDGTPLVCAAKHDHEDVLRLLLAVSGIEIDARDLIDYTPLMWSARQGNYSIFRMLRDAGNVNLDARDAGGRSVVSWALDSGSYEIVYDLLHSNKVCLTTTQPEPPLWTATRSRYWDTAIHAKVVQLLLDHDDVKDDFVDARGWTLLANAVKWDVGCIVTMLLDSPKINKQTVDRKGRTLLHIAACFDAYESAEVLLRRKTCDINARDRDGRTALLYACEFNREEVPKLLLEEEDLDLDAVHPVSGQNALFHAFEKECRATWITMLQTGRVSCDSKDRNGRTMLSIAASRGWIWNIKRLINLGADPCAGDDDGMTPLERARDGGYYDIIAMLGGMMPRSIS comes from the coding sequence ATGATTTGTGATCTACCAACAGAACTGCACCAATGCATCTCAGATCATCTGGCATCGGATAAAGACCTCAACGCTCTTGTTAGAGCCTGCAAGTCTCTATACCACTCTCTGAATCCGCATCTCTATCTGAGAGATGTGTTACATTCCCACAGCGCGGCATTGCTCTGGGCAGCCTCGCATGGCCGTGTCGAGACCACCAAAAAGGCTCTCGCGGCTGGTGCCGACATTCACTGTCGTATTGACATGAGCGGCACTGCAATTCACGTCGCAGCTCGAAGCGGACACTTGGAAGTTCTCAAAATCCTCTTCGAGGTTGAGGGAGCTAATGCCGACGCTACAGACGAGCTCTCCGGCCTCACCCCTCTCTGTCTGGCCGCCATCAACGGACATGACCACATTATCGACTATCTCATCTATTCATGTAATGCGGATCCGAACGTGTCGACCAGATTCTACCAGCAGACGCCGCTGATATTGGCAACCGAGTCAGGACGCATCAAGACTGTTGAGAAATTGCTAGCCACGGGCAGAGTCAACGTCAACCAGCTAGACGTCACGACCAACTCTGCTCTTCTGCATGCGTGCACATCTGGAAATCTAGATATCGTGAAGCTCCTAATCGCAGATCAAAGATGCGAAGTAAACACGAAAAACAACAAGGGAATCGCACCGCTTACACAGGCAGTCCTGCATTGCCACCCTCAGATAGTCCGCGCCTTGATCACGGTCGAAGGGCTGGATATCAACGTTACCGATGAAATACGCAACTCACCACTCAACATTGCCGTCAGGAAAGGATACGCAGATATTGTACAGATACTCCTGGACACAGGGAAAGTGGACATAGAGTACAGAGGGAGCGATGTCGATGGCACACCGCTGGTCTGTGCTGCAAAACACGACCACGAAGATGTACTCAGATTGCTCCTCGCAGTGTCAGGGATAGAAATTGATGCCCGCGACTTGATAGACTATACACCACTCATGTGGTCTGCACGGCAAGGAAACTACTCCATCTTTCGAATGCTTCGCGACGCAGGCAACGTCAACCTAGACGCTCGAGACGCCGGCGGCCGCTCAGTCGTCAGCTGGGCCTTGGACTCTGGTAGCTACGAAATCGTCTACGACCTATTACACTCCAACAAGGTCTGCCTGACTACGACCCAGCCAGAACCACCACTATGGACGGCAACTCGATCTCGATACTGGGATACAGCGATACACGCCAAAGTCGTacagctcctcctcgaccacgACGACGTAAAAGACGACTTTGTAGACGCTCGTGGCTGGACACTCCTCGCCAACGCCGTGAAATGGGACGTTGGATGCATCGTGACAATGCTACTGGACTCACCCAAgatcaacaaacaaaccgTCGACCGCAAGGGTCGGACTCTCCTCCACATTGCGGCCTGTTTCGACGCCTATGAGTCTGCAGAGGTTCTGCTACGTCGCAAAACGTGTGATATCAACGCTCGTGATAGAGACGGCAGAACCGCACTCCTCTATGCCTGCGAATTCAACCGCGAGGAAGTTCCAAAATTGTTActtgaggaggaagatttAGACTTGGACGCTGTGCATCCCGTATCAGGCCAGAATGCTTTGTTCCACGCATTCGAGAAGGAGTGCAGAGCTACGTGGATTACGATGCTGCAAACAGGGAGAGTGAGCTGCGATAGTAAAGATCGCAACGGGAGGACGATGCTATCGATAGCTGCCTCGAGGGGATGGATATGGAATATAAAGAGATTGATTAACTTGGGCGCTGATCCTTGTGCaggagatgatgatgggatGACACCGCTGGAGAGAGCCCGAGACGGCGGTTACTACGACATTATTGCGATGCTGGGAGGGATGATGCCGAGGAGCATATCCTAA
- a CDS encoding chromatin assembly complex, subunit p90 (similar to Metarhizium acridum CQMa 102 XP_007811421.1), translated as MSHNVQEMGPVGRKRSHDEFEADFVKIDDAPDAKTPKSKINSIRPSGDSLLPPQVQTELHSSPGGSPALTEAGSSTPARNSPSPLTPTKTPSGQEPSDQTNSDKMAASGKGAAPKRKRLTAGEKEAKDKELAEKKKEREEQAAKKAADKAKQDEEKAARAKEREEKRKQKEEEDRLKAEQRDEKKRKKEEEQRRIQEEKDRKARSQPKLNAFFKMPGTPKKSANDGFSADGSPAKAEDGEGSVKQVETEYERLFKPFFLRENTRLAASATQMDDETKAAKSRILDGFITCQRLSENQESQGFDPLELLCLARRVPKRGRVHHPVKHIMETAYRESENTNAAGGAGVNDIYQEARKKLAEIPQKVIAFSQDVRPPYYGTITLKPYALGRDAMNSLARKPMGRRLPLDYDYDSEAEWQEDEGEDIDMEDDEEELDEEDDMDGFLDDADDAGLSRRVFGNTMEPESTGVCYENHHRLGPNRTVYEHKMEFIHEGLQQTWGIDPFSTQYWEPEVKKQPAKSANSAPETCIKMPPPPAPANAFAALGSAATNASTAVKLVKPELLNDFKRAILDNKALSKVGIIDFIFHQFRDNVSRAEVKNTLEHVAEKKGAGRSKEWDLKPGHEIAL; from the exons ATGTCCCATAATGTACAGGAGATGGGGCCAGTCGGTCGAAAGAGGAGCCACGATGAGTTTGAAGCGGATTTCGtgaagattgatgatgcccCTGATGCGAAGAcacccaagtccaagatAAATTCCATTCGGCCGTCGGGTGACAGCT TGCTTCCTCCCCAAGTTCAAACCGAACTTCACTCATCACCAGGCGGTTCACCAGCGCTTACCGAGGCCGGAAGCAGTACTCCTGCCCGGAATTCACCTTCTCCTCTTACTCCGACCAAGACACCGTCAGGGCAGGAACCCAGCGACCAAACCAACTCAGACAAGATGGCGGCTTCGGGCAAAGGTGCTGCGCCGAAACGAAAGCGTCTTACGGCTGGAGAAAAGGAAGCTAAGGATAAGGAGCTAGccgagaagaaaaaagagcGGGAAGAGCAGGCGGCTAAAAAGGCAGCAGACAAAGCCAAacaagacgaggagaagGCTGCTCGCGCCAAGGAGCGGGAAGAGAAacggaaacaaaaagaagaagaggatcgaCTCAAAGCTGAACAACGTGACGAAAAGAAGcggaagaaggaagaagagcaacgCCGTATccaggaagaaaaagacagaAAGGCCCGGAGTCAGCCGAAACTTAATGCGTTTTTCAAGATGCCCGGCACGCCAAAGAAGTCTGCCAATGATGGTTTCTCCGCTGACGGCAGCCCTGCAAAAGCTGAAGACGGCGAGGGCTCTGTTAAGCAAGTTGAGACGGAGTATGAAAGGCTGTTCAAACCATTCTTCTTGCGAGAAAATACCCGATTGGCTGCCTCAGCGACACAGATGGATGACGAGACCAAGGCGGCTAAATCCCGAATTCTCGATGGTTTTATAACATGCCAACGATTGTCGGAAAATCAGGAGAGCCAAGGATTTGACCCATTGGAGCTGCTCTGTCTTGCCAGGCGAGTGCCTAAACGCGGCCGCGTCCACCACCCCGTCAAGCATATCATGGAAACAGCCTATCGGGAGTCAGAGAACACAAATGCGGCGGGCGGCGCTGGCGTCAACGACATATACCAGGAGGCACGGAAGAAGTTGGCAGAAATTCCTCAAAAGGTGATAGCCTTTTCTCAAGATGTGAGGCCCCCGTACTATGGCACAATCACCTTGAAACCATATGCCCTGGGCCGTGACGCAATGAATAGCCTTGCCCGCAAACCCATGGGGCGACGACTGCCACTGGATTACGATTATGATTCGGAAGCTGAGTGGCAGGAAGACGAGGGCGAAGacatcgacatggaggatgatgaggaggagctcgatgaggaagacgataTGGATGGATTTTTGGACGACGCCGATGATGCCGGGCTCTCTAGACGCGTATTTGGGAACACGATGGAGCCTGAGTCTACCGGCGTCTGCTATGAGAATCACCACCGGCTTGGCCCGAATAGAACCGTGTATGAGCACAAGATGGAATTTATTCATG AAGGCTTGCAACAAACCTGGGGTATTGATCCATTCTCTACTCAGTATTGGGAACCAGAAGTGAAGAAGCAGCCGGCCAAGTCAGCGAATTCGGCACCCGAGACTTGCATTAaaatgccaccaccacccgcACCAGCAAATGCCTTTGCCGCTTTAGGGTCTGCCGCCACCAATGCATCAACAGCTGTGAAGCTGGTCAAGCCCGAGCTTCTGAACGATTTCAAGCGAGCCATACTCGATAACAAGGCATTATCCAAGGTCGGTATCATCGACTTTATCTTCCATCAGTTCCGCGACAATGTGTCACGCGCTGAAGTGAAGAATACTCTAGAGCAtgtggctgagaagaagggcgctGGTCGATCGAAAGAATGGGACCTCAAACCAGGCCACGAGATTGCGCTGTGA